The Danio aesculapii chromosome 8, fDanAes4.1, whole genome shotgun sequence genome window below encodes:
- the LOC130233851 gene encoding protein SSUH2 homolog isoform X2 — MSALPAANNFGPTAPPANMFDTVPGYEGTLAGGGGGYLPPPMPSVPMPVPEQAPHPPDWHIPSISEERAREAFATYVSSKCCYSSGPVEDGVITNMQSFNTYRYRLETFTESRSTEWSQEPYSGQPVDAGVQPAPGPWQIAAQPPAFFQDQKQTIKVPYTSSVKNCHLCLGMGRNPCTTCAGAGNKVCWVCNGSGFRLTDERCSHCNGRGRENCSSCSGSGSSQCNTCHGKRQLIVFINLNVKWSTEKEDFVAQDLSGLRVEKLGAVSGKELFKDSQFMVYPVMGFPDASVAQASERIVRDHQTKFAQTSRILQQRQTIELIPITKVNYTWKGNPYVYYVYGNEFEVNADDYPATCCCSVM, encoded by the exons ATGTCGGCCTTGCCTGCTGCAAACAATTTTGGACCTACCGCACCTCCTGCAAACATGTTCGACACAGTGCCTGGATATGAAGGAACGCTGGCCGGCGGCGGCG GTGGGTATCTTCCTCCTCCAATGCCATCCGTGCCGATGCCTGTGCCTGAACAAGCCCCCCACCCACCAGACTGGCA TATACCTTCCATCTCAGAGGAAAGAGCACGTGAAGCTTTCGCAACATACGTCTCCAGCAAATGCTGCTACAGTTCTGGCCCAGTCGAAGATGGAGTTATCACCAATATGCAGTCCTTTAACACCTACAGA TATCGATTGGAAACGTTCACGGAGTCCAGATCTACTGAATGGAGTCAGGAACCATACTCAG GACAGCCTGTGGATGCTGGAGTTCAGCCGGCTCCAGGACCATGGCAGATCGCTGCTCAACCTCCAGCCTTCTTTCAAGACCAAAAACAGACCATTAAAGTGCCTTACACTTCATCCGTTAAG AACTGTCATTTGTGTCTTGGAATGGGAAGAAACCCCTGCACCACCTGTGCTGGAGCTGGAAAT AAAGTCTGCTGGGTGTGTAATGGTTCTGGTTTCCGTCTTACTGATGAACGATGCTCACACTGCAATGGCCGTGGTCGTGAAAA CTGTTCTTCATGTAGTGGCAGTGGCTCTTCCCAGTGTAACACCTGCCATGGAAAGAGACAGCTGATTGTTTTCATCAACCTCAATGTTAAATG GAGCACCGAGAAGGAAGACTTCGTAGCTCAGGATTTAAGTGGTCTGAGAGTGGAGAAACTGGGGGCGGTTTCAGGGAAGGAGCTTTTCAAAGACTCCCAGTTTATG GTCTATCCAGTGATGGGCTTTCCAGATGCTTCTGTTGCACAAGCGTCTGAGCGTATAGTGAGAGACCATCAGACGAAATTCGCCCAAACCTCTCGCATATTACAACAG AGGCAGACAATCGAGCTCATTCCCATAACCAAAGTCAACTACACGTGGAAAGGAAACCCTTATGTTTATTATGTGTATGGGAATGAGTTTGAAGTGAACGCTGACGACTATCCTGCCACCTGCTGCTGCTCTGTGATGTAA
- the LOC130233851 gene encoding protein SSUH2 homolog isoform X1 yields MERPIVSDYGANYGAINQVYGLPPAAAMSALPAANNFGPTAPPANMFDTVPGYEGTLAGGGGGYLPPPMPSVPMPVPEQAPHPPDWHIPSISEERAREAFATYVSSKCCYSSGPVEDGVITNMQSFNTYRYRLETFTESRSTEWSQEPYSGQPVDAGVQPAPGPWQIAAQPPAFFQDQKQTIKVPYTSSVKNCHLCLGMGRNPCTTCAGAGNKVCWVCNGSGFRLTDERCSHCNGRGRENCSSCSGSGSSQCNTCHGKRQLIVFINLNVKWSTEKEDFVAQDLSGLRVEKLGAVSGKELFKDSQFMVYPVMGFPDASVAQASERIVRDHQTKFAQTSRILQQRQTIELIPITKVNYTWKGNPYVYYVYGNEFEVNADDYPATCCCSVM; encoded by the exons ATGGAGAGACCGATCGTCAG TGACTATGGGGCGAATTACGGTGCCATTAACCAGGTTTATGGATTACCACCAGCAGCAG CCATGTCGGCCTTGCCTGCTGCAAACAATTTTGGACCTACCGCACCTCCTGCAAACATGTTCGACACAGTGCCTGGATATGAAGGAACGCTGGCCGGCGGCGGCG GTGGGTATCTTCCTCCTCCAATGCCATCCGTGCCGATGCCTGTGCCTGAACAAGCCCCCCACCCACCAGACTGGCA TATACCTTCCATCTCAGAGGAAAGAGCACGTGAAGCTTTCGCAACATACGTCTCCAGCAAATGCTGCTACAGTTCTGGCCCAGTCGAAGATGGAGTTATCACCAATATGCAGTCCTTTAACACCTACAGA TATCGATTGGAAACGTTCACGGAGTCCAGATCTACTGAATGGAGTCAGGAACCATACTCAG GACAGCCTGTGGATGCTGGAGTTCAGCCGGCTCCAGGACCATGGCAGATCGCTGCTCAACCTCCAGCCTTCTTTCAAGACCAAAAACAGACCATTAAAGTGCCTTACACTTCATCCGTTAAG AACTGTCATTTGTGTCTTGGAATGGGAAGAAACCCCTGCACCACCTGTGCTGGAGCTGGAAAT AAAGTCTGCTGGGTGTGTAATGGTTCTGGTTTCCGTCTTACTGATGAACGATGCTCACACTGCAATGGCCGTGGTCGTGAAAA CTGTTCTTCATGTAGTGGCAGTGGCTCTTCCCAGTGTAACACCTGCCATGGAAAGAGACAGCTGATTGTTTTCATCAACCTCAATGTTAAATG GAGCACCGAGAAGGAAGACTTCGTAGCTCAGGATTTAAGTGGTCTGAGAGTGGAGAAACTGGGGGCGGTTTCAGGGAAGGAGCTTTTCAAAGACTCCCAGTTTATG GTCTATCCAGTGATGGGCTTTCCAGATGCTTCTGTTGCACAAGCGTCTGAGCGTATAGTGAGAGACCATCAGACGAAATTCGCCCAAACCTCTCGCATATTACAACAG AGGCAGACAATCGAGCTCATTCCCATAACCAAAGTCAACTACACGTGGAAAGGAAACCCTTATGTTTATTATGTGTATGGGAATGAGTTTGAAGTGAACGCTGACGACTATCCTGCCACCTGCTGCTGCTCTGTGATGTAA
- the selenoh gene encoding selenoprotein H → MATRGKSARKRKADSDERDKLVDEKKEKLEIKDEETGLRVVIEHCKSURVYGRNADLVREALADSHPDLKVLINPQKPRRNSFEITLMDGEKEDVLWSGIKKGPPRKLKFPEPAEVVTALKQALEKE, encoded by the coding sequence aTGGCGACTCGAGGCAAATCAGCTCGTAAGCGAAAGGCAGATTCAGACGAAAGAGATAAGCTTGttgatgaaaagaaagaaaagcttgAGATTAAGGATGAAGAAACAGGACTGAGGGTGGTTATCGAGCATTGTAAGAGCTGACGGGTTTACGGGCGCAATGCGGACCTCGTGCGGGAGGCACTTGCAGATTCGCACCCTGACCTCAAAGTGCTGATAAACCCTCAAAAACCCAGGAGAAACAGCTTTGAAATCACGCTGATGGACGGAGAAAAAGAGGATGTTTTGTGGTCCGGTATTAAAAAGGGTCCTCCACGCAAACTCAAGTTCCCTGAGCCCGCTGAAGTGGTGACCGCCCTGAAACAAGCGCTGGAGAAAGAGTAA
- the LOC130233852 gene encoding histone H3-like centromeric protein A — MRHKTSAHKRKLSTPRHRSPPASLPPPAASRTRRHSGPSGSSPRKKHRFRPGTRALMEIRKYQKSTGLLLRKAPFSRLVREVCQTFSREHMMWQGYALMALQEAAEAFMVRLFSDANLCAIHAKRVTLFPRDIQLARRIRGVEHM; from the coding sequence ATGCGTCACAAAACATCGGCACACAAGCGAAAGCTATCGACGCCTAGACACAGATCTCCCCCTGCGTCACTACCACCGCCGGCAGCGTCAAGAACCCGCCGCCACAGCGGACCATCCGGATCATCCCCGCGCAAGAAACACAGATTTCGCCCTGGCACACGAGCTCTCATGGAGATACGCAAGTATCAGAAGTCTACCGGTCTTCTGCTGCGCAAGGCTCCGTTTTCACGACTAGTGCGGGAGGTGTGTCAGACGTTCAGCCGAGAGCACATGATGTGGCAAGGATATGCTTTAATGGCTCTACAGGAGGCTGCAGAAGCCTTCATGGTTCGTCTGTTTTCTGATGCCAACCTCTGTGCCATCCACGCCAAGAGAGTGACGTTGTTTCCACGTGACATACAACTCGCCCGGAGAATCAGAGGCGTTGAACACATGTAA